In Magnetofaba australis IT-1, the following are encoded in one genomic region:
- a CDS encoding putative bifunctional diguanylate cyclase/phosphodiesterase, whose product MWQQLAENGSWQGEIWNRRKNGEIFPEWQTINRVEGEDGKTEFFVSIFSDISSIKNAQRKAEYLATHDVLTGLPNRALFQDRLRHALAQGRRQNLKVALLFIDLDNFKTINDTLGHEYGDEVLKQASVRLKEVVRDVDTVARLGGDEFTVIITGGDEELAEHVAERIVDDLSASFQVKQHKLHISASIGIAFFPDDAQDSASLTKSADVAMYRAKEQGRSRVEFFRSDLHVRLLKRAAIEEALRSAIPAKRLRLVYQPKYNLNEEPAMIGAEALLRWRDADMGNISPAEFIPIAEACGLIHELAMFVEDMLIQQVKEWRHNKLSPPPIAMNVSPRQLKEPTFAQKIVKKINDADIPHNLIHLEITENALLDSNDAVRSNLEFLAKSGIELSLDDFGTGYSSLSRIKSLPIKELKVDKSFVDGLGENPEDEAIALTVLSLTTALGLRSVAEGVENHKQLDWLRQHGCETVQGYLLQRPLESDHFEDLLAKNG is encoded by the coding sequence ATGTGGCAGCAGTTGGCTGAGAATGGATCCTGGCAGGGGGAGATCTGGAACCGCAGAAAGAACGGTGAGATTTTTCCCGAGTGGCAGACAATCAATCGCGTTGAAGGGGAAGATGGGAAAACAGAGTTTTTTGTATCAATTTTTTCTGATATCAGCAGCATCAAGAACGCGCAGAGGAAAGCGGAGTATTTAGCAACCCACGATGTGCTCACTGGCTTGCCAAACCGAGCGCTATTTCAGGACCGCCTGCGCCATGCGCTGGCTCAGGGCCGACGTCAGAATTTAAAAGTTGCTCTTCTGTTTATCGACTTGGATAATTTTAAGACAATCAATGACACGCTTGGGCACGAATACGGAGATGAGGTTCTCAAACAAGCTTCTGTGCGTTTGAAAGAGGTGGTTAGAGACGTCGATACAGTAGCTCGCCTAGGTGGAGATGAATTCACTGTCATCATCACTGGCGGCGACGAAGAGTTGGCCGAACATGTTGCGGAACGTATTGTGGATGACCTCTCCGCCTCTTTCCAAGTGAAGCAACATAAACTTCACATCTCCGCCAGCATCGGCATTGCATTTTTCCCAGATGATGCACAAGATTCGGCCAGTTTGACTAAATCGGCCGATGTCGCCATGTATCGAGCCAAAGAGCAAGGCCGCAGTCGGGTTGAGTTTTTCCGCTCGGATCTGCATGTTCGACTTCTAAAACGCGCAGCTATTGAAGAAGCGCTCCGGAGTGCTATACCAGCCAAACGCTTACGCCTTGTATACCAGCCAAAATACAATTTAAACGAAGAGCCCGCCATGATCGGTGCAGAAGCGTTACTGAGGTGGCGAGATGCAGATATGGGGAATATCTCTCCCGCAGAATTCATTCCTATCGCTGAAGCTTGTGGGCTAATTCATGAGTTGGCCATGTTTGTGGAAGACATGTTAATTCAACAAGTCAAGGAGTGGCGACACAACAAACTTTCTCCACCGCCAATCGCTATGAATGTATCCCCTCGCCAGTTGAAAGAGCCCACCTTTGCTCAGAAGATCGTCAAAAAGATCAATGATGCTGATATACCACATAACCTCATACATTTAGAAATAACTGAGAATGCGTTACTAGATTCCAATGATGCAGTTCGTTCCAATTTAGAATTCTTAGCAAAGAGTGGGATTGAGCTGTCTTTAGATGATTTTGGAACTGGATACTCTTCTTTAAGTCGAATTAAGAGCCTTCCAATTAAGGAGTTGAAGGTTGACAAATCTTTTGTCGATGGGTTGGGTGAAAATCCAGAGGATGAAGCCATTGCTCTAACAGTTCTCAGCTTAACGACGGCTCTAGGATTACGCAGCGTTGCAGAGGGGGTAGAAAACCATAAACAGCTTGATTGGCTACGCCAGCATGGATGTGAAACTGTCCAGGGCTATTTGCTACAACGTCCTTTAGAATCTGATCACTTTGAAGATCTTCTGGCAAAGAATGGATAA
- a CDS encoding PAS domain S-box protein gives MNKEAEEKLRIAARVFNQTGEAIIVTDPSGIIQTVNSAFTEVTGFSFSEAVGKGANILKSG, from the coding sequence CTGAATAAAGAGGCTGAAGAAAAACTTCGCATTGCAGCGCGAGTTTTCAATCAAACTGGAGAAGCTATCATTGTGACTGACCCCTCCGGGATCATTCAAACCGTAAACTCTGCATTCACCGAAGTGACTGGTTTCAGCTTCTCTGAAGCCGTAGGTAAAGGAGCCAATATTCTCAAATCTGGCTGA
- a CDS encoding CheR family methyltransferase: MNPTSETPVIVAVGASAGGLEALSQLVATIDASLPYAFVILQHLSPNYRSMMVEILSRETQLDVKEAAQGDKVLAGIAYIVPAYANASIKNGHLQLTTTSPDVVPKPSINQFFMSLAGEERERAVGILLSGTGSDGVSGLRAIQIAGGITIAQLPETAKYDGMPQAAINEGVADYILPPDKIIQKINHLLSFPEPEELLESQLIRDLLVKLKQHMKQDFSGYKTSTLLRRVHRRMVATENKDLKSYVDWTDNHPEEFELLSRDILISVTSFFRDVTAFDALAIIIRDLCDSRAPGAEFRVWVAGCATGEEAYSIAIMFSEALGDKLGQYRVQIFATDIDEEAINIARRGIYPAQSVRGIDEARLQRFFQCTGKEYEVNKLLRDMIMFARHNLVSDPPFLKLDIVSCRNVMIYFDTHLQAKVLRTFHFGLTRDGFLFLGKSENISQAEAHFSPLKRRERLFTKVGESRPAEHHEPAIGAKGTFQRRDRKTELFLNTLADHFHVTAALCDTHGIIQHTVGHVDRFLSFPVGSTRLVISDVVVEPLQGEMLALLHRCQKSKKRVFGRKRRIGDELLRICIEPASDGVIPMSIVIFEPVSQPSDELHPGAIHVDPDETLESELVATRENMQTLVEELATANEEMQALNEEAQAANEELQATNEELEAANEELQASNQELVSVNEELNIKSFELTSLNAEYSHLYDALEFPILVFDQEGLLSRYNAVAGRRFDLRPSLISQAVAELRLPEALRDIESLIDSVIAESDRASRILEMDQTTYHLMVAPGFDHNGAVVTIVITLVDVSEVVETKAR; the protein is encoded by the coding sequence ATGAATCCCACATCAGAGACCCCTGTCATTGTCGCTGTAGGCGCGTCTGCCGGAGGGCTTGAAGCTCTTTCACAACTGGTTGCCACAATAGATGCTAGCTTACCCTATGCCTTTGTCATTCTACAGCATCTATCTCCCAACTACCGCAGCATGATGGTCGAGATTTTGAGCCGGGAAACGCAACTTGACGTTAAAGAGGCGGCTCAGGGTGATAAGGTTTTAGCGGGCATCGCGTACATTGTTCCAGCATACGCCAATGCCTCGATCAAGAACGGTCACCTACAACTGACTACCACGTCTCCTGACGTTGTCCCCAAGCCTTCGATCAACCAGTTTTTCATGTCCCTAGCGGGAGAAGAGCGTGAGCGCGCGGTTGGAATTCTACTCTCAGGAACTGGATCGGATGGCGTTTCTGGCCTCAGAGCAATTCAAATTGCTGGCGGCATAACCATAGCGCAACTTCCTGAAACAGCAAAATATGATGGCATGCCGCAAGCCGCCATCAATGAAGGCGTTGCGGATTACATTCTCCCCCCTGATAAGATCATCCAGAAAATCAATCACCTTCTTTCGTTCCCAGAACCTGAGGAACTGCTAGAAAGCCAGTTGATTCGTGATCTTCTGGTAAAGCTCAAACAACACATGAAGCAAGATTTCAGTGGCTACAAGACCAGCACACTGCTTCGTCGCGTACACCGCCGTATGGTTGCAACCGAAAACAAGGATCTGAAATCATACGTTGATTGGACAGATAATCATCCAGAAGAGTTTGAACTTCTTTCTCGTGATATTCTTATTTCTGTGACGTCATTTTTCCGGGATGTGACGGCATTTGACGCCTTAGCAATAATCATTCGTGATCTTTGTGATTCACGAGCGCCGGGCGCAGAATTCAGAGTCTGGGTCGCTGGCTGCGCAACAGGAGAAGAGGCCTACAGTATTGCAATCATGTTTTCCGAAGCTTTAGGTGATAAGCTTGGGCAATATCGTGTTCAAATTTTCGCCACTGATATTGACGAAGAGGCCATTAATATTGCAAGGCGCGGGATCTATCCTGCACAGAGCGTGCGCGGTATTGATGAAGCGCGGTTGCAGCGTTTTTTTCAATGCACTGGTAAAGAGTACGAGGTTAACAAGCTCTTGCGCGATATGATCATGTTTGCCCGTCACAACCTAGTCAGCGACCCGCCATTTTTGAAGCTCGATATTGTTTCTTGTCGCAACGTCATGATCTACTTCGACACACACCTTCAGGCTAAAGTACTGAGAACATTCCACTTTGGCCTCACACGAGATGGGTTTCTATTTCTCGGAAAATCAGAAAACATTAGCCAGGCAGAAGCTCATTTTTCACCACTTAAAAGGCGAGAAAGACTCTTCACAAAAGTTGGGGAGTCCCGCCCGGCGGAACACCACGAGCCAGCAATAGGCGCCAAGGGAACTTTTCAGCGTCGTGATCGCAAAACAGAATTGTTCCTGAACACGTTAGCTGATCATTTCCATGTCACCGCAGCACTGTGCGATACCCACGGTATCATTCAGCATACCGTGGGACATGTGGATCGTTTCTTATCTTTTCCTGTTGGAAGCACACGCTTGGTCATAAGCGATGTCGTCGTTGAGCCATTACAAGGTGAAATGCTAGCCTTGCTTCATCGATGTCAGAAGTCGAAGAAAAGGGTGTTTGGACGCAAACGGAGAATTGGCGATGAGCTTCTCCGCATCTGTATAGAGCCGGCATCTGATGGCGTTATTCCGATGTCCATCGTAATCTTTGAACCTGTATCTCAGCCGTCAGATGAACTCCACCCCGGCGCAATTCATGTTGACCCCGATGAAACGTTGGAAAGTGAGTTGGTCGCAACCCGAGAAAATATGCAGACCCTTGTTGAAGAGTTGGCGACCGCCAACGAGGAGATGCAAGCGTTAAACGAAGAGGCTCAAGCAGCCAACGAAGAGTTGCAAGCCACTAATGAAGAGTTGGAAGCTGCTAACGAGGAGCTTCAGGCCTCGAACCAGGAACTGGTCAGCGTCAACGAGGAACTCAATATAAAAAGTTTCGAACTCACCTCCTTGAATGCAGAGTATTCGCATCTTTACGATGCATTGGAGTTTCCTATCCTGGTGTTTGACCAGGAGGGGCTCCTGAGCCGGTATAACGCCGTTGCGGGACGGCGCTTTGACTTGCGTCCTTCATTGATAAGCCAGGCCGTCGCCGAGCTACGTCTTCCTGAAGCACTCCGTGATATAGAGTCACTGATAGATTCCGTCATCGCCGAGAGTGACCGTGCGTCCCGTATTTTGGAGATGGATCAAACGACGTATCACTTAATGGTGGCCCCAGGGTTTGACCATAATGGCGCTGTAGTCACCATCGTCATTACACTGGTCGATGTTTCTGAAGTTGTCGAAACAAAAGCTCGCTAA
- a CDS encoding recombinase family protein translates to MSKKRTPKKIRCAIYTRKSTEEGLDMEFNSLDAQREACEAYIASQQHEGWLQVPDRYDDGGFSGGNMERPALQRLLRDIEAGRVDCCVVYKIDRLSRSLVDFTKMVELFDQRQVTFVSITQSFNTTTSMGRLTLNVLLSFAQFERAVSSERIRDKFSASRKKGMWMGGHPPLGYDVANRRLVINEAEAVTVRMIFDRFIQIGSATDLARELRENGLRTKSWTSSKGTFHPGKPFDKSAIYRILNYRVYIGDVDYKGEIYPGEHEPIVTLRQWDQAQSILQQNTRKRISRARAQTPFPLKGLIRCGHCHRAMTTSHSRKRGRLYRYYLCGTAAKQSHADCPVGNISAGEIEELVLSQLQRMVTSPELIARAWRSANDQSDSKHSEKDIITAMQTIEPVWSELFPGEQTRLIQLLISRVEVRTDGVKIHLRVNGLTSLADELANQEVAA, encoded by the coding sequence ATGAGCAAAAAGCGCACCCCAAAAAAAATCCGCTGCGCCATCTACACCCGCAAATCCACCGAAGAAGGGTTGGACATGGAGTTCAACTCCCTCGATGCCCAACGCGAGGCTTGTGAAGCGTATATCGCCAGCCAGCAGCACGAGGGGTGGCTCCAGGTTCCAGACCGCTACGACGACGGTGGTTTCTCTGGCGGTAATATGGAACGCCCTGCCCTACAGCGCCTCCTACGAGACATTGAGGCTGGCCGGGTGGATTGCTGCGTGGTCTATAAGATCGACCGCCTCTCTCGTTCCCTGGTGGACTTCACCAAGATGGTGGAGCTGTTTGATCAGCGCCAAGTCACCTTCGTTTCCATCACCCAGTCCTTCAACACCACCACTTCCATGGGGAGACTGACCCTTAATGTGCTTTTGAGCTTCGCGCAGTTCGAGAGAGCGGTTTCATCTGAGAGAATCCGCGACAAGTTCTCCGCCAGCCGCAAAAAGGGCATGTGGATGGGTGGGCATCCGCCTCTGGGCTATGATGTCGCCAATCGGCGTCTGGTCATCAATGAAGCTGAGGCGGTCACCGTTCGCATGATCTTCGATCGCTTCATTCAGATCGGCTCCGCTACCGACCTAGCCAGAGAGCTCCGCGAGAATGGCCTCCGGACCAAATCCTGGACCTCCTCCAAGGGAACCTTTCATCCCGGTAAGCCATTCGACAAGAGCGCCATCTACCGCATCCTCAACTACCGCGTCTACATTGGCGACGTGGACTACAAGGGCGAGATCTATCCCGGCGAGCATGAGCCGATTGTAACACTTAGGCAGTGGGATCAGGCACAGTCAATTCTCCAGCAGAATACGCGCAAGCGCATCAGTCGCGCCCGGGCGCAGACGCCTTTCCCTCTCAAGGGCCTAATTCGCTGTGGCCACTGCCATCGGGCTATGACCACCAGCCATTCCCGCAAGCGCGGTCGCCTCTACCGCTATTACCTCTGCGGAACCGCCGCCAAGCAAAGCCATGCGGATTGCCCGGTGGGCAACATCTCCGCTGGTGAGATCGAGGAACTGGTCCTCTCTCAGCTACAGCGCATGGTCACCAGCCCGGAGTTGATCGCCAGAGCCTGGCGCTCCGCCAACGATCAGTCCGACTCGAAGCATAGTGAGAAGGACATCATCACCGCCATGCAGACTATCGAGCCTGTCTGGTCAGAGCTCTTCCCCGGAGAGCAGACCCGATTGATTCAGCTGCTTATCAGTCGCGTCGAAGTCCGCACCGATGGCGTCAAAATTCATCTGCGCGTCAACGGCCTCACAAGTCTTGCTGACGAACTCGCCAACCAGGAGGTAGCCGCATGA